One Luoshenia tenuis genomic region harbors:
- a CDS encoding HlyD family efflux transporter periplasmic adaptor subunit: MAKTSSKKKKKLIIGLSIGAVVIVAGVLVGARFFMSRPAQAALQVMQAVATKGSIEKTVVGTGSLAAGETTTLELPSNLSVEETKVSAGDSVKAGDVLATLDSASLRSAIDSLKNEIATLDAQLSSTSETASSKTITASAAGRVKQLYVAAGDDIGTVMAQHGALAVLSLDGKMKVTFTLADGQEAPAPDASVKVQLPDGTTKSGTVAALSGSEVTVTFSDNGPVPGETATVLSSDGATTYGQGEMVVNRPLEVMGTDGTVSSVSVSVDSYVYSGSTLVTLTSKPASSNYESLYASRQEKAETLRTLLNYAQGNAVTAPVDGVVQSLPGGENTGFVLANADSITLTVNIDELDILSVAAGQKVRITLDALPDETFEGEITKVSDSGSAEQGVTTYPVTISVTPSQEMKLGMNATATIVIDSRTDALLIPLDALQERGGEQFVYSYAEDGALGEMRTVTTGLSDGTNVEITDGLSEGDVIAYMPTESSSDETEMMMPGGGMMNFEPASMPDMGGSRGGSMPNMGGGPGGGQ; encoded by the coding sequence ATGGCAAAGACATCAAGTAAAAAGAAGAAAAAACTGATCATCGGCCTGTCCATCGGCGCCGTGGTCATTGTAGCCGGGGTGTTGGTCGGCGCCCGTTTCTTCATGAGCCGCCCTGCTCAGGCGGCGTTGCAGGTCATGCAGGCCGTCGCCACCAAAGGTTCCATCGAAAAGACCGTGGTAGGCACCGGTTCGCTGGCCGCTGGGGAAACCACCACGCTTGAGCTGCCCAGCAACCTGAGCGTTGAGGAAACCAAGGTATCCGCCGGAGATTCCGTCAAGGCGGGCGACGTATTGGCTACGCTGGATTCCGCCTCGCTGCGCAGCGCTATCGACAGCCTGAAAAATGAGATCGCTACATTGGATGCCCAGCTGTCCAGCACTTCTGAAACGGCATCCTCCAAAACTATCACCGCCTCGGCCGCCGGCCGGGTCAAGCAGCTTTACGTTGCGGCGGGCGACGATATCGGCACCGTCATGGCCCAGCATGGGGCGCTGGCCGTGCTCTCTTTGGATGGAAAGATGAAGGTCACCTTCACCCTGGCCGATGGGCAGGAAGCCCCCGCGCCGGACGCAAGCGTTAAGGTCCAGCTGCCCGATGGAACCACAAAGTCCGGCACGGTTGCCGCCCTTTCCGGCAGCGAGGTGACCGTTACCTTCAGCGATAACGGTCCTGTCCCGGGTGAAACCGCTACCGTCCTCTCCTCGGACGGCGCCACTACTTATGGCCAGGGCGAGATGGTCGTTAACCGTCCGCTTGAGGTCATGGGTACGGATGGCACCGTCAGCTCAGTGAGCGTATCGGTGGACAGTTATGTTTATAGCGGCTCTACTCTCGTGACGTTGACCAGCAAGCCCGCCTCCAGCAATTATGAGTCGCTATACGCCTCCCGCCAGGAAAAGGCTGAAACGCTGCGCACCCTTTTGAACTATGCCCAAGGGAACGCCGTTACGGCACCCGTGGATGGCGTCGTCCAATCCCTGCCCGGCGGCGAGAATACCGGCTTCGTATTGGCCAACGCAGACAGTATCACGCTCACGGTCAATATCGATGAGCTGGATATCCTCTCGGTAGCCGCAGGGCAGAAGGTACGCATCACCTTAGACGCCTTGCCCGATGAGACCTTCGAGGGCGAGATCACCAAAGTATCTGATTCCGGCTCCGCCGAGCAGGGGGTCACCACCTATCCGGTCACCATCTCCGTCACCCCTTCCCAGGAAATGAAACTGGGTATGAACGCCACCGCCACCATCGTGATCGACAGCCGAACCGATGCGCTGCTGATCCCCCTTGACGCGTTGCAGGAGCGGGGCGGCGAGCAATTCGTCTACTCCTATGCCGAGGACGGGGCTCTGGGTGAGATGCGCACCGTCACCACCGGCCTTTCCGATGGTACGAATGTAGAGATCACCGATGGTCTGAGCGAGGGGGACGTGATCGCCTATATGCCCACCGAGAGCAGCTCGGATGAAACGGAAATGATGATGCCGGGCGGCGGCATGATGAATTTTGAGCCCGCATCCATGCCCGATATGGGCGGCAGCCGCGGCGGTTCCATGCCGAACATGGGCGGTGGCCCGGGCGGCGGCCAGTAA
- the dapF gene encoding diaminopimelate epimerase, translating into MKFTKMHGAGNDYIYVDGFRERLPMPAEQLAIAVSRPHFGLGSDGLIVLTPCAEADGRMRIYNNDGSEAMMCGNGVRCAARLLHEWGDAKGDEVRVMTNAGLRTIKLLPDARGRLTRGRVDMGKPVLRPADIPAAVPGERAVGVPLTAGGQTLRFTCVSMGNPHAVCFVEDPDQFPVTELGPLYERHAAFPNRCNIEFAHVSGPEEIHMRVWERGSGETLACGTGACAVLVAAVLNGLSERAVDMYLPGGQLHILWDEADGHVYMTGPTSITCTGEWLGDE; encoded by the coding sequence ATGAAATTTACCAAAATGCACGGCGCGGGGAACGACTATATTTACGTGGACGGATTCCGCGAGCGCTTGCCTATGCCGGCGGAACAGCTGGCAATAGCGGTCAGCCGGCCGCACTTTGGGCTGGGCAGCGATGGGCTGATCGTGCTTACCCCCTGCGCGGAGGCCGACGGGCGGATGCGCATTTATAATAACGATGGAAGCGAGGCTATGATGTGCGGCAACGGAGTGCGTTGCGCCGCACGGCTGCTGCATGAGTGGGGCGATGCTAAGGGCGACGAAGTGCGCGTGATGACCAATGCGGGCCTGCGCACCATAAAGCTGCTGCCAGACGCCCGGGGCAGGCTGACCCGGGGCCGGGTGGATATGGGAAAGCCGGTGCTAAGGCCTGCGGATATCCCGGCGGCGGTACCGGGCGAGCGGGCGGTAGGGGTGCCGCTCACCGCCGGAGGGCAGACGCTGCGCTTTACCTGCGTATCCATGGGCAACCCGCACGCGGTCTGTTTTGTGGAGGACCCTGACCAGTTCCCGGTGACGGAGCTGGGGCCGCTTTACGAGCGGCACGCCGCCTTCCCCAACCGGTGCAATATCGAGTTTGCCCATGTGAGCGGGCCGGAGGAGATCCACATGCGGGTGTGGGAAAGGGGCAGCGGGGAGACGCTTGCCTGCGGAACGGGCGCCTGTGCGGTATTGGTGGCGGCGGTGCTCAATGGCCTGAGCGAACGCGCGGTGGATATGTACCTGCCCGGCGGGCAGCTGCATATTCTTTGGGACGAAGCCGACGGGCACGTCTATATGACCGGGCCCACCAGCATCACCTGTACGGGGGAATGGCTGGGAGACGAATAG
- the asnA gene encoding aspartate--ammonia ligase: MAHIVPEGYKSKLGVKQTQRAIKLLKDGFEERLCGALNLTRVSAPLYVPASSGLNDDLNGVERPVDFDLKEMPGEQMQIVQSLAKWKRFALKEYRFPVGEGLYTDMNAIRRDEQTDNLHSTYVDQWDWEKVITAQERNLDTLKTTVSYIHDAIYETAEEIGRKYPQLKNRLPEEIAFITTQELEDLYPELAPEARERAYVKEYGGAFFMQIGWPLRSGKPHDLRAPDYDDWSLNGDLVYYHKELDVALEISSMGVRVDPLAMEKQLAHAGQKARKSRPFHAALLAGELPLTIGGGIGQSRLCMLLLHKAHVGEVQVSVWPEEQRRMLEDKGIAIL; this comes from the coding sequence ATGGCGCACATCGTGCCGGAAGGATATAAAAGCAAGTTAGGGGTCAAGCAGACGCAGCGGGCTATCAAACTGCTCAAGGACGGGTTTGAGGAGCGGCTGTGCGGCGCGCTGAACTTGACGCGGGTATCGGCCCCGCTGTACGTGCCGGCGTCAAGCGGCTTAAACGACGACCTTAACGGGGTTGAGCGGCCGGTGGACTTTGACCTCAAAGAGATGCCGGGCGAGCAGATGCAGATCGTCCAATCCCTAGCCAAGTGGAAGCGCTTTGCGCTAAAGGAATACCGCTTCCCCGTGGGCGAGGGGCTATATACGGATATGAACGCCATCCGCCGGGACGAACAGACCGACAACCTCCATTCGACCTATGTGGACCAGTGGGATTGGGAAAAGGTGATCACCGCCCAGGAGCGGAACCTGGACACGCTCAAGACGACGGTGAGCTATATTCACGATGCGATCTACGAAACGGCCGAGGAGATCGGGCGCAAGTACCCGCAGCTTAAAAACCGGCTGCCCGAGGAGATCGCCTTTATCACCACCCAGGAGCTGGAGGATCTCTATCCAGAGCTGGCGCCGGAGGCGCGGGAGCGGGCCTATGTGAAGGAGTACGGCGGGGCGTTTTTCATGCAGATCGGCTGGCCGCTGCGCTCGGGCAAGCCGCACGACCTGCGCGCGCCGGATTATGACGACTGGAGCCTGAATGGGGACCTGGTCTATTACCATAAGGAGCTGGATGTGGCGCTGGAGATCTCCTCCATGGGCGTGCGGGTCGATCCGCTGGCCATGGAAAAGCAGCTGGCCCACGCAGGGCAGAAGGCTAGAAAGAGCCGGCCCTTCCACGCCGCGCTGCTGGCGGGTGAGTTGCCGCTGACCATTGGCGGGGGCATCGGCCAGAGCAGGCTTTGCATGCTGCTGCTGCACAAGGCCCACGTGGGAGAGGTGCAGGTATCCGTGTGGCCCGAGGAACAGCGCCGGATGCTGGAAGATAAGGGGATCGCCATTTTATAG
- a CDS encoding ATP-binding protein, whose translation MPGSKREWMRQVLDEWSLKRDRNRRRMEQARAQIEREVPQWADIERQIGALQAAAARQALADPSSAQTVAEETAQTVAVLRSRQAQLLESEGVDPTALELQFDCPLCRDSGFSDAQGRVLCTCAQRRLAELCARDSGLEAFPRHTFKDFDESIFPQGGTQNQRAQMLRLRDFCLDYARAFPKNETHNILLMGAPGLGKTFLMHCIASEVIRRGFSVLTTTAYRLQEALLEQPLGGGYERRSALYLTPELLVLDDLGAEPRISNVTLEQLFAVLNERMISGKGTLITTNLTLPELRDRYRDRVISRLIDPQQTATFLLTGQDVRLRRDGSQG comes from the coding sequence GTGCCCGGGAGCAAGCGGGAATGGATGCGCCAGGTTTTGGACGAGTGGAGCCTGAAACGGGACCGCAACCGCAGGCGGATGGAGCAGGCGCGCGCGCAGATCGAGCGGGAGGTGCCGCAGTGGGCGGACATCGAGCGGCAGATCGGCGCTTTGCAGGCGGCCGCGGCGCGCCAGGCCCTGGCGGACCCTTCCTCCGCCCAAACGGTGGCCGAGGAAACGGCCCAGACGGTGGCGGTATTGCGCTCGCGTCAGGCCCAGCTACTGGAGAGCGAGGGCGTTGACCCTACCGCGCTTGAACTGCAGTTTGACTGCCCCCTTTGCCGGGATTCGGGATTTTCAGATGCGCAGGGGCGGGTATTATGCACCTGCGCCCAGCGCAGGCTGGCAGAGCTGTGCGCCCGGGATTCAGGGCTGGAGGCCTTTCCAAGGCATACTTTTAAGGATTTTGACGAGAGCATCTTTCCCCAGGGCGGCACGCAGAACCAGCGCGCGCAGATGCTACGGCTGCGGGATTTCTGCCTGGATTATGCCCGGGCTTTTCCCAAGAATGAGACGCATAACATCCTGTTGATGGGCGCGCCAGGGCTGGGGAAGACCTTTTTGATGCACTGTATCGCCTCGGAAGTGATCCGCCGGGGTTTCTCGGTGCTGACCACCACGGCCTACCGGCTGCAAGAGGCGCTGCTGGAGCAACCCTTAGGCGGCGGATACGAGCGGCGCAGCGCCCTGTACCTCACCCCGGAACTGCTGGTGCTGGACGATCTGGGGGCTGAGCCACGGATCAGCAATGTGACCCTGGAGCAGCTTTTTGCCGTGCTCAATGAGCGGATGATCTCCGGCAAGGGGACGCTGATCACCACCAACTTAACGCTGCCCGAGCTGCGGGACCGCTACCGCGACCGGGTGATCTCCCGGCTGATCGATCCCCAGCAGACGGCCACCTTCCTTTTGACGGGGCAGGATGTGCGCCTGCGCCGGGACGGCAGCCAAGGTTAA
- a CDS encoding ABC transporter permease produces MILQSFRMAFSSIAGRKMRSFLTMLGIIIGTIAVVVLVSLVSGATSSVTSSIESLGSNLLTVNITSSRYLPLSLQDVENIAAENEIISATAAKISQSGTVKAGSTTYSASIIGTVPAYQDLSALTLARGRFLKTPDLDNNSAVAILGYEAADELFGRQDVVGETVSIGGRSFLVVGVLEESGQTVMGSNDSAVIIPYTLAQRLYHVSGVSSFYAAAADAENVDAAEAALDQVLLAHFRQDEDAYTVFNQTSILETMSSVTDTLSLLLGGIAGISLLVGGIGIMNIMLVSVIERTREIGIRKAVGASRGSILMQFLIEALVLSLLGGLIGLGISYLIVWGLSAVLQASYTVPAYIVMISLGFSIFVGVIFGLYPANKASKLHPIEALRAE; encoded by the coding sequence ATGATTCTGCAATCCTTCCGCATGGCCTTTTCCTCCATCGCAGGGCGAAAGATGCGCTCGTTTTTAACAATGCTGGGCATTATCATCGGGACGATCGCCGTCGTAGTCCTGGTCTCCCTGGTCTCCGGGGCGACTTCCTCGGTTACCAGCTCCATCGAGTCGCTGGGTAGCAATCTTTTAACGGTAAACATCACAAGTTCGCGTTATCTGCCGCTCTCTTTGCAGGATGTGGAGAATATCGCCGCTGAAAACGAGATTATCTCCGCCACCGCAGCTAAAATCTCCCAAAGCGGCACAGTCAAGGCGGGCAGCACCACCTACAGTGCCAGCATTATCGGCACCGTGCCGGCTTATCAGGATCTCAGCGCACTCACCCTGGCCCGCGGACGGTTTTTGAAAACGCCGGATCTGGACAACAACTCCGCCGTGGCGATACTGGGGTATGAAGCTGCCGACGAACTTTTTGGCCGCCAGGATGTGGTGGGCGAAACGGTTTCTATCGGCGGGCGCAGCTTTTTGGTCGTGGGCGTACTGGAGGAATCCGGCCAGACCGTCATGGGCAGTAATGATAGTGCCGTGATCATCCCCTATACCCTGGCCCAGCGCCTTTATCACGTCAGCGGCGTGTCCTCTTTTTACGCCGCAGCCGCAGATGCTGAGAATGTGGACGCAGCCGAGGCGGCGTTAGATCAGGTGCTGCTCGCCCACTTCCGCCAGGATGAGGATGCTTATACCGTATTTAATCAGACCTCGATCCTGGAGACCATGAGCTCGGTTACCGATACGCTCTCCCTGCTGCTGGGCGGTATCGCCGGCATCAGCCTTCTGGTAGGCGGCATCGGCATTATGAACATCATGCTGGTTTCGGTGATCGAGCGCACGCGGGAGATCGGTATCCGCAAAGCGGTGGGCGCTAGCCGCGGCAGTATTTTGATGCAGTTTTTGATCGAGGCGCTGGTCCTCAGTCTTTTAGGCGGGCTGATCGGCCTTGGGATATCCTACCTCATAGTCTGGGGCCTGTCCGCCGTATTGCAGGCTAGCTACACCGTGCCCGCTTATATCGTGATGATCTCTCTGGGTTTTTCGATCTTCGTTGGCGTGATTTTTGGATTATATCCCGCCAACAAGGCCTCAAAGCTCCATCCCATCGAAGCCCTGCGGGCAGAATAA
- a CDS encoding ABC transporter ATP-binding protein, producing MIKMTDVSKVYTIGSESLYALNHANLQIEDGEFVSIVGPSGSGKSTLMNIIGCLDVADSGEYILDGQAIESYSERELARIRNRKIGFIFQNFNLLGRLSALENVELPLVYQNVRGKDRRARAQEALARVGLTDRLDHRPSELSGGQQQRVAIARAMVTRPALILADEPTGNLDHRTGLEIMALFHEMHAAGNTIVLITHDGDVAGQAKRSIHILDGCVTEREVHV from the coding sequence ATGATCAAAATGACCGACGTTTCCAAGGTCTACACCATCGGCAGCGAAAGCCTGTACGCCCTCAACCATGCCAATTTGCAGATCGAGGATGGGGAATTCGTTTCCATCGTGGGGCCCTCCGGCAGCGGAAAATCGACTTTAATGAATATCATCGGCTGCCTGGATGTGGCGGACTCGGGCGAATACATTCTGGACGGCCAGGCGATCGAAAGCTATTCCGAGCGGGAGTTGGCCCGCATCCGGAACCGAAAGATCGGCTTTATCTTCCAGAATTTTAACCTGCTGGGGCGTTTATCCGCGTTGGAAAACGTAGAGCTGCCACTAGTCTATCAGAACGTGCGGGGAAAAGATCGCCGCGCGCGCGCCCAGGAGGCCCTTGCCCGCGTGGGACTGACCGACCGGCTGGACCATCGTCCTTCAGAGCTCTCCGGCGGGCAGCAACAGCGCGTTGCCATCGCGCGGGCCATGGTCACCCGGCCCGCGCTGATCCTGGCCGACGAGCCTACTGGGAACCTGGATCACCGCACCGGCCTTGAGATCATGGCGCTGTTTCACGAGATGCACGCCGCCGGCAACACCATCGTACTGATCACGCATGATGGCGACGTCGCGGGGCAGGCCAAGCGCAGCATCCATATTCTTGACGGATGCGTTACAGAAAGGGAGGTGCATGTATGA
- a CDS encoding M1 family metallopeptidase, producing MHKMGMKGLKWPIRAKKGRFSLWTLARPGKGCWQIYLCAVAALVIAALAYGLPGGEGAASLRNRYDLALDFYPQARQLDGVARVDYCNTAPDRQEEIYFHLYPNAFADEESTPIPKEEWEMAYPEGFSPGGMQVAAVRVDGKNVPVVLDGQSEDILCVDLPRALAGGERCRVEIEYSVTLPKLNYRTGQGANGFQFGQCYPMLAVYDETGWNLDPYYANGDPFYFECADYRVTMTLPEELVLAHTGEQLRQQACFGRKRLYFEAENVREFAMMASRGYTVQTAMAGDVEIRSYAWNEEGGAQALEYAKDTVDFLSELLMPYDGAQLSVAQSDFYVGGMEYPHLVQIDETFYRTWELYPYLEMITVHETAHQWFYGLVGNDEVDEPWLDEALTEYMTMRYYGYRYDEAAEKRAFRNFITADLLDMAPEGIPEPPLQNSLMPSFEYANGTEYSAQVYARGAYALRETERYMGREAFDAALRAYVEQRAHQVATGEDLYAALEAQKPGAGEYLHDWLSGRKRILRSSLLQEMQQP from the coding sequence ATGCATAAAATGGGGATGAAGGGCCTAAAATGGCCGATTAGGGCGAAAAAGGGCCGTTTTTCCCTTTGGACGCTTGCGCGGCCGGGGAAAGGATGCTGGCAGATTTACCTATGCGCCGTGGCGGCGCTGGTGATTGCAGCCCTTGCCTACGGCCTGCCCGGCGGGGAAGGAGCGGCCAGCCTGCGCAACCGGTACGACTTGGCGCTGGATTTTTATCCCCAGGCGCGCCAGCTGGACGGCGTGGCCAGGGTGGACTACTGCAATACGGCGCCGGACCGGCAGGAGGAGATCTATTTCCACCTCTACCCCAACGCGTTTGCCGACGAGGAAAGCACCCCCATCCCCAAGGAAGAGTGGGAGATGGCCTATCCCGAAGGGTTTTCGCCCGGCGGGATGCAGGTCGCGGCCGTGCGGGTGGATGGGAAAAATGTGCCCGTGGTGCTGGACGGCCAGAGCGAGGATATCTTGTGCGTGGATCTGCCGCGGGCGCTGGCGGGCGGCGAGCGCTGCCGGGTCGAGATCGAGTACAGCGTTACGCTGCCCAAACTCAATTACCGCACGGGCCAGGGGGCGAACGGCTTCCAGTTCGGGCAGTGTTATCCGATGCTGGCGGTCTACGATGAAACGGGATGGAATCTGGACCCCTATTACGCCAATGGCGACCCGTTCTATTTTGAGTGTGCGGATTACCGAGTCACGATGACGCTGCCGGAGGAACTGGTGCTGGCCCATACCGGAGAGCAGCTGCGGCAACAGGCATGCTTTGGACGCAAACGCCTCTACTTTGAGGCGGAAAACGTGCGGGAATTTGCGATGATGGCCTCCAGGGGCTATACGGTGCAAACGGCGATGGCGGGGGATGTGGAGATCCGCTCCTACGCCTGGAATGAGGAGGGCGGCGCGCAGGCGCTGGAATACGCCAAGGATACGGTGGACTTTCTCTCCGAACTGCTGATGCCCTATGATGGGGCGCAGCTTTCGGTAGCTCAATCCGATTTTTACGTAGGCGGGATGGAGTACCCGCATCTGGTCCAGATCGACGAGACCTTTTACCGGACATGGGAGCTATACCCCTATCTGGAGATGATTACCGTACATGAAACCGCCCACCAATGGTTTTATGGACTGGTGGGCAACGACGAGGTGGATGAACCCTGGCTGGACGAGGCGCTTACAGAGTATATGACCATGCGCTATTATGGCTACCGTTATGACGAGGCGGCGGAAAAGCGGGCGTTTCGCAACTTTATAACTGCGGACCTGCTGGATATGGCCCCTGAGGGAATCCCGGAGCCGCCGCTGCAAAACAGCCTGATGCCCAGCTTTGAATACGCAAACGGCACGGAGTACTCCGCGCAGGTATACGCCAGGGGGGCCTATGCCCTGCGGGAGACCGAGCGGTACATGGGCCGGGAGGCCTTTGACGCCGCCCTGCGGGCTTATGTGGAGCAGCGGGCGCATCAGGTGGCTACGGGCGAGGATCTGTACGCCGCGCTGGAGGCGCAAAAGCCCGGCGCGGGCGAATATTTACACGACTGGTTAAGCGGGCGCAAGCGGATACTCCGCTCCAGCCTGCTTCAGGAGATGCAGCAGCCATAA
- a CDS encoding DnaD domain protein, with protein MAAFGFAPQTHVYDITPVENLFIEEYMLGAPGEFVKAYLYGLKHCYYPGQGCASAGEMAKALQMEEGQLLDAFRYWQRQGLVRLVSEAPLQVEYENLKQLMGGAPAGQPQEEQAYPYREFNASLQQIFGSRLIKPEEFQRAYDWIEILGLAPEAVMMLCQYCLQKKGGRVSFNYIDKAAQTWAQENVKTYEAAEEYLRGAEAASSGAVQVLRRLGIYRLPTMEEMSLYRKWTESWGLRPDAVLAACRETTKSARPSMAYLNGILENYKGQGLRSAQDVEDYQQARVNRQAQLRQVWEALGNTGSAYPAGMQNEWMRWTQELGFADDEAILIAARYCNDQGFHQVRQLTAMLERLADQGLIAAHAVRGALAQYAQASGELKEVFVRAGLRRAPREEDVARYREIWLGEWNMPFELVMLAAESAAQGQARDRMHAMDSLLRRWHEQGIKSLRQAREQLQKAPEKRQEGNRRNLPGEQYMQQDYTPEQLEGVIRKL; from the coding sequence ATGGCTGCTTTTGGCTTTGCGCCGCAGACACACGTATATGATATCACGCCGGTCGAAAACCTTTTTATCGAGGAATACATGCTGGGCGCGCCGGGAGAGTTTGTCAAAGCGTATCTGTACGGGCTCAAGCATTGCTACTACCCGGGGCAGGGCTGTGCCAGCGCCGGGGAAATGGCCAAAGCCCTGCAGATGGAGGAAGGGCAGCTGCTGGACGCGTTCCGCTATTGGCAGCGCCAGGGCCTGGTTCGGCTTGTCTCGGAGGCGCCGTTGCAGGTGGAGTATGAGAACTTAAAGCAGCTGATGGGCGGCGCGCCGGCGGGGCAGCCCCAGGAGGAGCAGGCCTACCCCTACCGGGAGTTTAACGCCAGCCTGCAGCAGATATTTGGAAGCCGGCTGATCAAACCCGAGGAATTCCAGCGGGCGTACGACTGGATCGAAATATTGGGCCTGGCACCTGAGGCGGTCATGATGCTATGCCAGTACTGCCTGCAAAAAAAGGGCGGGCGGGTCAGCTTCAATTATATCGATAAGGCGGCCCAGACCTGGGCGCAGGAGAACGTAAAGACCTATGAGGCGGCGGAGGAATACCTGCGCGGGGCGGAGGCGGCCTCATCCGGCGCGGTGCAGGTGCTGCGGCGGCTTGGCATTTACCGGCTGCCTACCATGGAGGAGATGAGCCTTTACCGCAAGTGGACCGAAAGCTGGGGCCTGCGGCCGGACGCGGTGCTGGCCGCCTGCCGGGAGACCACCAAAAGCGCGCGGCCTTCGATGGCTTATCTCAACGGGATATTGGAAAATTATAAGGGACAGGGGCTGCGCAGCGCCCAGGACGTGGAGGATTACCAGCAGGCGCGGGTAAACCGCCAGGCGCAGTTGCGCCAGGTTTGGGAGGCGCTGGGCAATACGGGCAGCGCGTACCCTGCGGGCATGCAAAACGAATGGATGCGATGGACGCAAGAGCTGGGCTTTGCGGACGACGAGGCGATCCTGATCGCGGCGCGCTATTGCAACGACCAGGGTTTCCACCAGGTGCGCCAGCTGACCGCGATGCTAGAGCGCCTGGCGGACCAGGGGTTGATCGCTGCGCACGCGGTGCGCGGCGCGCTGGCGCAATATGCGCAGGCCAGCGGAGAGCTTAAAGAGGTGTTTGTCCGTGCCGGGCTGCGGCGCGCCCCGCGGGAAGAGGATGTGGCGCGCTACCGCGAGATATGGCTGGGCGAGTGGAACATGCCCTTTGAGCTGGTGATGCTGGCGGCGGAATCCGCCGCGCAGGGCCAGGCGCGGGACCGGATGCACGCGATGGACAGCTTGCTTAGAAGGTGGCACGAGCAGGGCATAAAGAGCCTGCGCCAGGCGCGGGAGCAGCTGCAAAAGGCGCCGGAGAAGCGCCAGGAGGGAAACCGCAGGAACCTGCCGGGGGAGCAGTATATGCAACAGGATTATACGCCTGAACAGCTAGAGGGCGTGATACGAAAACTCTAA
- a CDS encoding tocopherol cyclase family protein has protein sequence MNHYFEGRYYKHQKDGQTLCLIAGKADGGPFIQVITNTHVWQYDSLAGCQIGAQGIRLDLPQIKGAVRYGPYTPLKGDIMGPFQFLPMQCRHEVVSMGHTLEGGFLIDGRMLDLSGGRGYIEGDRGRSFPSAYLWLHCNDFSQPLSVMASVADIPFVGFHFMGCICAIHYKGQEIRLATYRGVHIRHAGRDGLALAQGRYRLRVDIKAHAALPLKAPRNGQMVDTIHESNCASARFRLWESGVLLFDLTSRNTSFECTL, from the coding sequence ATGAATCATTATTTTGAGGGACGGTATTATAAGCACCAAAAGGACGGACAAACCTTGTGCCTGATCGCCGGGAAGGCGGATGGCGGGCCGTTTATCCAGGTCATCACCAACACGCATGTTTGGCAATACGATAGCCTCGCCGGCTGCCAGATCGGCGCCCAAGGGATCCGGCTAGATCTGCCCCAGATCAAAGGCGCCGTGCGGTACGGGCCCTATACGCCGCTCAAGGGGGACATCATGGGGCCTTTTCAGTTCCTGCCCATGCAGTGCCGCCATGAGGTGGTCAGCATGGGGCATACGCTGGAAGGCGGCTTTCTCATCGACGGGCGGATGTTGGACCTATCCGGCGGCCGGGGCTATATTGAGGGCGACCGGGGCCGTTCCTTCCCCAGCGCGTACCTTTGGCTGCACTGCAACGACTTTTCTCAGCCCCTAAGCGTTATGGCCTCGGTAGCCGACATCCCTTTTGTGGGCTTTCATTTTATGGGTTGCATCTGCGCCATCCACTATAAGGGCCAAGAGATCCGCCTGGCGACCTATCGCGGCGTTCACATCCGCCATGCAGGGCGGGATGGGCTCGCCCTTGCCCAGGGGCGGTACCGGCTCCGGGTGGATATTAAGGCGCATGCTGCGCTCCCCCTCAAAGCGCCGCGCAACGGGCAAATGGTGGATACCATCCACGAGAGCAACTGTGCCAGCGCGCGCTTTCGCCTTTGGGAAAGCGGTGTGCTGCTCTTTGATCTCACCAGCCGCAACACCAGCTTTGAATGTACGCTTTGA